The DNA region TTAATTTCTGGTCAACATGCGGTAAAAGTAATTGCTAAGAAATCAGTTGCTGGTTTTAAAGTAAGAGAAGGTTCACCAGTAGGAGTTAAAGTAACTCTAAGAGGTGAAAATATGTATAATTTCTTAGATAAACTTTGTTCAATTGCATTACCTAGAGTAAAAGACTTTAGAGGTCTTAAAAGAAATGGATTTGATGGTCAAGGAAACTTTAACTTTGGTTTAGACGAACAGTTAATGTTCCCAGAAGTAGTTTATGATAACATTATCAAAACTCACGGTATGAATATTTCAATTTCTACAAGTGCAGATAACGATGCTGAAGCTTTCAGATTATTAGAGCTTGTTGGAATTCCATTTACTAAAGGAAGAGCGTAATGGCAAAGAAATCTATGATTGCTAAACAAAAGAGAACTCCTAAGTTCTCTTCAAGAGCATATACAAGATGTTCAGTGTGTGGAAGACCACATTCAGTATACAGAGATTTTGGTCTTTGTAGAGTTTGTTTAAGAAAAATGGCTAACGACGGGTTACTTCCTGGTGTTAGAAAATCTAGTTGGTAGGAGAATTTAAGCTATGATGAATGATTTAATCGCAGATGCTTTAACTAGACTTAGAAATGCTGCAATGAGAAAATTAGAAGTTGCAACATTATTACACTCTAATACAGTTGTAGGTATTTTGGAAGTATTACAACAAAAAGAGTATATTGAAAGTTACAAAGTTATTGATGGTGAAAATAATAAGAAAACTGTGCAAGTTACATTAAAATATGATGATAATGATAACTCTGTAATAAATGAACTTAAAAGAATTTCTAAACCAGGAAGAAGAGTTTATAAATCTTTTGATGAATTAAAAAACTTTAAAAGTGGATACGGTACTATTATTGTTACAACTAACAAAGGTATCATTGCTAATGATGAAGCTTATGCTTCAAAAGTTGGTGGTGAAGTACTGTGTACAGTATGGTAGGAGAGTGTAATGTCTAGAATTGGAAAAAAACCTATCTCAATACCAAATGGAATTGAAGTATCTGTTGAAGGTACAGTTGTAAATGTTAAAAAAGGAAGTAAAGTTTCTTCAATTGAAACTCACGGTAGAGTTGGTATTGAAGTTGCTGATAGTCAAGTAGTTCTTTCAAAAGTTGGAGAAGAAAAAGAATCTGCAGCTTTCTGGGGAACTTATAGAGCATTAATTAATAACGCTGTAGAGGGTCTAGATAAAGGATTCTCTAAATCTTTAGAAATCAACGGTGTTGGTTATAGAGCAGCTGTTAAAGGTAAAGTTCTTGAGCTACAATTAGGATACTCTCACCCAATTAATTACGATATTCCAGAGGGATTAGAAATTACTGTTGAGAAAAACTTAATTCACGTAAAAGGTGCTGACAAACAACAAGTTGGTCAAGCTGCTGCAATTATTAGAGGCTTTAGAAAACCAGAACCATACAAAGGTAAAGGTGTTAAGTATACTGACGAGCATATCGTTAGAAAAGCCGGTAAAACTGCGAAGTAAGGTGTGAGTAATGAGTAGAGCAAAAGAAATAGCAAAAAAGAATGCTTTAAGATTAAAAAGAAAAAAAAGAGTTAGAGGTAATATCACTGGTACTAGTGAAAAACCAAGAGTTACTATTACAAAATCTAACAAGTATGTTTCAGCACAAGTTATTGACGATGTTGCTGGTAATACTTTAGCTGCAGTTAATTCTAGAACTTTAGGATTAAACGTAACTAAAGAGAGTGCTTCTAAAGCAGCTGCTAAATTAGCAGAAGATTTAAAAGCAAAAAATATAGATACTGTTGTTTTTGATAGAAATGGATATCTGTATCATGGTGTGGTTGCAGCATTTGCTGATGCACTTAGAGAAAATGGAATTAAACTATAAGGGTTAATGATGGCAGCAGTAAATAGAGAAGATTTTCAAGAAGCAATCGTTAAAATCGGAAGAGTAACAAAAGTTGTAAAAGGTGGTAGAAGATTCAGATTTACAGCTTTAGTTGTTGTTGGTGATAAAAATGGTACAGTAGGTTTTGGAACTGGTAAAGCAAAAGAGGTTCCAGATGCGATTAAAAAAGCTTTAGATGATGCTTTCAAGTCATTAGTAAAAGTTTCTATTAAAGGAACTACTATTGCTCATGATATTGAACATAAATATAACTCAAGTAAAATTTTACTTAAACCAGCATCAGAAGGTACAGGACTTATCGCAGGTGGTGCAGCTAGACCAGTACTTGAATTATCAGGTGTTAAAGATATTATTGCAAAATCTTTAGGATCAAACAATCCAAATAACCTTGTACAAGCTACAGTAGAAGCTTTAGCTAGAATAAAAGGATAGTTAGATGGAATTAAATAATTTACAACCAGCTGAAGGTAGTACTAAAAACGTAAAAAGAGTTGGTAGAGGTCAAGGTTCAGGAATGGGTAAGACTTCTACAAAAGGTCAAAAAGGTCAAAAATCTAGATCTGGATTTAAAAACAAAAGAGGTTTCGAGGGTGGTCAACAACCAATCCATAGAAGACTTCCAAAAGTAGGATTCTTTTCAAGAGTTGCAAAACCTTATTCAATTAATGTTGATAAAGTTAAAGCAATTGCTGAATTAGATGAAATTACTTTAGAAAATATTAAATCAGTACATAAATTATCTAAAGCAGTTACAAAAGTTAAATTAATTGGAGCGACTGCTAAAGATTTAGCATCAAAAATTAAAGACGAAAACGTAACAACTACTGGAAAATAATTATGAGTAAAGATCTTATAAATAAGATTCTTCTTACTTTAGGATTTATATTCCTTTACCGGTTACTGGCATATGTGCCAGTACCTGGTGTTAATATAGATGTAGTAAAAGAATTCTTTGATTCAAATGCAAATAATGCATTAGGTCTTGTTAACATGTTTAGTGGTAATGCTGTATCACGATTAAGTATTATTTCACTAGGAATTATGCCTTACATCACAGCTTCTATTATTATGGAACTTCTAGCAGCAACTTTCCCAGCACTTGGTAAAATGAAAAAAGAGAGAGATGGGATGCAAAAATATATGCAAATCATCAGATATACTACTATTGTTATTACATTGATTCAATCAATTGGTGTTTCAATGGGATTAAACTCTTTAACTGGAAAAGGTGGAGAAAGCGCAATTTCTATTGATATGGATACTTTTATTGCAGTATCTTCTATATCAATGTTAACAGGAACAATGTTATTAATGTGGATTGGTGAACAAATTACTCAAAAAGGTATTGGGAATGGTATTTCTTTAATTATCTTTGCAGGTATTGTTTCTGCAATTCCAGGTGCAATTGGTGGTACAATTGATTTAGTAAATAATGGACAAATGAACTTTTTAACTGTAATTGCAATATTAGTAGTTATTTTGGCTACTGTTGGTGCAATTATTTATGTGGAACTGGGCGAAAGAAGAGTACCTGTTTCATATTCTAGAAAAGTTATGATGCAAAATCAAAACAAAAGAGTTATGAATTATATTCCTATT from Malaciobacter molluscorum LMG 25693 includes:
- the rplE gene encoding 50S ribosomal protein L5 produces the protein MAARLLEKYKNEIRPALEAEFPKNKMLTAKVEKVVISVGAGEAMKDSKLMQNIQDTISLISGQHAVKVIAKKSVAGFKVREGSPVGVKVTLRGENMYNFLDKLCSIALPRVKDFRGLKRNGFDGQGNFNFGLDEQLMFPEVVYDNIIKTHGMNISISTSADNDAEAFRLLELVGIPFTKGRA
- a CDS encoding type Z 30S ribosomal protein S14, with the protein product MAKKSMIAKQKRTPKFSSRAYTRCSVCGRPHSVYRDFGLCRVCLRKMANDGLLPGVRKSSW
- the rpsH gene encoding 30S ribosomal protein S8 encodes the protein MMNDLIADALTRLRNAAMRKLEVATLLHSNTVVGILEVLQQKEYIESYKVIDGENNKKTVQVTLKYDDNDNSVINELKRISKPGRRVYKSFDELKNFKSGYGTIIVTTNKGIIANDEAYASKVGGEVLCTVW
- the rplF gene encoding 50S ribosomal protein L6, whose product is MSRIGKKPISIPNGIEVSVEGTVVNVKKGSKVSSIETHGRVGIEVADSQVVLSKVGEEKESAAFWGTYRALINNAVEGLDKGFSKSLEINGVGYRAAVKGKVLELQLGYSHPINYDIPEGLEITVEKNLIHVKGADKQQVGQAAAIIRGFRKPEPYKGKGVKYTDEHIVRKAGKTAK
- the rplR gene encoding 50S ribosomal protein L18 codes for the protein MSRAKEIAKKNALRLKRKKRVRGNITGTSEKPRVTITKSNKYVSAQVIDDVAGNTLAAVNSRTLGLNVTKESASKAAAKLAEDLKAKNIDTVVFDRNGYLYHGVVAAFADALRENGIKL
- the rpsE gene encoding 30S ribosomal protein S5 → MAAVNREDFQEAIVKIGRVTKVVKGGRRFRFTALVVVGDKNGTVGFGTGKAKEVPDAIKKALDDAFKSLVKVSIKGTTIAHDIEHKYNSSKILLKPASEGTGLIAGGAARPVLELSGVKDIIAKSLGSNNPNNLVQATVEALARIKG
- the rplO gene encoding 50S ribosomal protein L15; translation: MELNNLQPAEGSTKNVKRVGRGQGSGMGKTSTKGQKGQKSRSGFKNKRGFEGGQQPIHRRLPKVGFFSRVAKPYSINVDKVKAIAELDEITLENIKSVHKLSKAVTKVKLIGATAKDLASKIKDENVTTTGK
- the secY gene encoding preprotein translocase subunit SecY, translated to MSKDLINKILLTLGFIFLYRLLAYVPVPGVNIDVVKEFFDSNANNALGLVNMFSGNAVSRLSIISLGIMPYITASIIMELLAATFPALGKMKKERDGMQKYMQIIRYTTIVITLIQSIGVSMGLNSLTGKGGESAISIDMDTFIAVSSISMLTGTMLLMWIGEQITQKGIGNGISLIIFAGIVSAIPGAIGGTIDLVNNGQMNFLTVIAILVVILATVGAIIYVELGERRVPVSYSRKVMMQNQNKRVMNYIPIKVNLSGVIPAIFASAILMFPATVLQGSQNKILMAIADFLSPSSYTFNIIMFLLVVFFAFFYASITFNAKDIADNLKRQGGFIPGVRPGASTSNFLNEVASRLTLWGSLYLAAISTFPWLLVKAMGVPFYFGGVAVLIVVQVAIDTMRKIEAQQYTSKYETLSAVGL